TATATATAATAGATAGCAGGGACAAAACGTAACGTGCCTGTGGCACAAAGTTTATAAGCTTAAAAAGGAACACAGATGGGAGTTTAAGTTGAAACCAAGTTTCAACATCTTGATTTATATATGCAAAAAGTACACGGATAGGAGTTAAAATGAGAAGAGAAGGCGGTCTGAATGAAATATCAGATGGAAAACTATATGAACCGGAGGATCTGGTAAAAACTAGTTGTAATGGATGTAAGGGGCTTGCTTCCTGTTGTCATGGAATGGGAAATTCCATTGTCTTAGACCCTTATGATATGCACTGGTTACTGACTAAATTAGATGTATCCTTTGAACATCTGCTGACAGACAAAGTAGAATTGAACATTGTGGATGGTATCATTCTTCCAAACCTTAGGATGACTGCTCTCTCTGAGAGCTGCTCTTTCTTAAATGAGAAAGGCAGATGCAGTATTCACAGCTTTCGACCTGGAATTTGTAGAATATTTCCTCTTGGAAGATACTATGAAAATGGAGACTTTAAATAT
The nucleotide sequence above comes from Anaerocolumna cellulosilytica. Encoded proteins:
- a CDS encoding YkgJ family cysteine cluster protein is translated as MRREGGLNEISDGKLYEPEDLVKTSCNGCKGLASCCHGMGNSIVLDPYDMHWLLTKLDVSFEHLLTDKVELNIVDGIILPNLRMTALSESCSFLNEKGRCSIHSFRPGICRIFPLGRYYENGDFKYILQVNECHNNSSTMVKVNKWIDTPDYKKNKQFLLKWHYFLNEVEVKLQEIPDDTQVKNINMYLLNSFYIQRYDSEQDFYLQFHRRLKEVKEKLLKDYFFGRNN